One window of the Bacteroidales bacterium genome contains the following:
- a CDS encoding AMP-binding protein gives MKTIIDLFEESVNKYPNNPYIWEKETNEYNATSYKETRDEVYRLAAGLLSLGVKKGDKIALLSEGRKLWVISELAILYTGSVNIPLSIKLEGTDLLFRLEHSESTIIFVSKNQSSKIDSIRDKLPLVKKIIYLDSVENIDPNDLFIGDLFKLGDEFLKENKNNLIESYQAIQPNDYANISYTSGTTADPKGIILSHRNYTANVEQALTLMDIPESYRTLIILPLDHCFGHVAGIYSFMSKGASIATVQTGKTPLDTLKNIPINIKELKPNLMLSVPALAKNFKKNIEGGIRAKGPIAEKLFNHALKLSYNYNKEGWNRGKGFTFLYKPLLSIYDKILFQKIREGFGGKLDFFIGGGALLDIDLQRFFYAIGMPMFQGYGLSEATPIISSNSLKKHKFGSSGHLVKYLELKICDENGKELPIGEKGEIVVKGENVMIGYWKNPKATSETIKNGWLHTGDMGYMDKDGFLYVLGRFKSLLIASDGEKYSPEGIEESLVQHSTFVDQIILYNNQNPYTTALLVPSKESLKRALNEKQIKHDSPEAEEEAIKLINDEIGKFKAGGEMGDMFPDRWLPATFAILDENFSEQNGLINSTMKVVRGKVEEKYQDRINHLYTPEGKNYLNQKNRDIIRNLLCN, from the coding sequence ATGAAAACAATTATTGATTTGTTTGAAGAAAGTGTGAACAAATACCCTAATAACCCTTATATATGGGAAAAAGAAACCAATGAATACAATGCGACTTCCTATAAGGAAACTCGCGATGAAGTTTATAGGCTTGCTGCAGGTCTTTTAAGTTTGGGTGTAAAAAAAGGTGATAAAATTGCACTACTCTCCGAAGGAAGAAAACTTTGGGTAATAAGTGAATTAGCAATACTTTATACAGGCTCTGTGAATATCCCTTTGTCTATTAAGTTGGAGGGAACAGATCTTCTTTTCCGACTGGAGCATTCAGAATCTACAATAATTTTTGTTTCAAAAAATCAATCATCAAAAATTGATTCAATTCGAGATAAACTACCATTAGTTAAAAAGATTATTTATCTGGATTCCGTTGAGAATATAGACCCTAATGACCTCTTCATTGGAGATCTTTTCAAACTTGGAGACGAATTTTTAAAAGAAAATAAGAATAACCTTATTGAGTCATATCAGGCTATTCAACCAAATGACTATGCTAATATAAGTTATACGTCCGGAACAACGGCAGATCCAAAAGGTATTATTCTTTCGCACAGAAATTATACTGCTAATGTTGAGCAAGCACTTACCTTAATGGATATCCCCGAATCATATCGTACATTAATTATTTTACCTCTTGATCATTGTTTTGGACATGTGGCTGGCATTTATTCATTCATGTCAAAGGGAGCAAGCATTGCTACAGTTCAAACAGGAAAAACCCCTTTAGATACTTTAAAAAATATTCCTATTAACATTAAAGAACTAAAACCTAACTTGATGCTTAGCGTTCCTGCACTTGCAAAGAATTTCAAGAAAAACATAGAGGGTGGAATTAGGGCTAAAGGACCAATTGCTGAAAAATTATTCAATCATGCATTAAAACTATCATACAATTATAATAAAGAGGGCTGGAATAGAGGCAAAGGGTTTACGTTCTTATACAAACCGCTTTTATCAATATATGACAAGATTCTTTTTCAAAAAATACGCGAAGGCTTCGGTGGCAAACTCGATTTTTTTATTGGCGGTGGCGCATTACTTGATATAGACCTACAGCGATTCTTTTATGCAATAGGAATGCCTATGTTTCAAGGCTATGGGCTTTCAGAGGCAACTCCTATAATAAGTTCAAATTCATTAAAAAAACACAAATTTGGTTCATCAGGGCACTTAGTAAAGTATTTAGAACTAAAAATATGTGATGAAAATGGAAAAGAATTGCCAATTGGAGAGAAAGGAGAGATAGTTGTTAAAGGCGAAAATGTAATGATTGGATATTGGAAAAATCCTAAAGCAACTTCAGAAACAATAAAAAATGGTTGGCTTCATACAGGGGATATGGGCTATATGGATAAGGATGGTTTTCTATATGTTCTTGGCAGATTTAAAAGTCTTCTTATTGCAAGTGATGGTGAAAAGTATAGCCCAGAAGGAATCGAAGAGTCTTTAGTTCAACATTCTACTTTTGTAGATCAAATAATTCTCTATAATAACCAAAATCCTTACACAACAGCTCTTCTAGTACCTTCAAAAGAATCATTAAAACGTGCATTAAACGAAAAACAAATCAAGCATGACTCTCCTGAAGCAGAAGAAGAAGCAATAAAGTTAATAAACGATGAAATTGGAAAATTTAAAGCAGGTGGAGAAATGGGGGATATGTTTCCAGACAGATGGCTTCCTGCAACATTTGCAATCCTAGATGAGAATTTTTCAGAACAGAATGGTCTTATTAACAGTACAATGAAAGTAGTTCGTGGAAAAGTTGAAGAAAAATATCAAGACAGAATTAACCATCTTTATACACCAGAAGGTAAAAACTACCTAAATCAGAAAAACAGAGACATTATTAGAAACCTGTTATGTAATTAG